DNA sequence from the Anomalospiza imberbis isolate Cuckoo-Finch-1a 21T00152 chromosome 14, ASM3175350v1, whole genome shotgun sequence genome:
CTTGCTCCTGTCTCTGGGAGCTCTCCCTCGGATCCCGGCGCCGCTCAGGAAGCCGCTTCCACAGGTGCCCGGCGGGACTGGAGACAGATTAAGGAATGTTTATAAGGAATGTTTAAGCATCTATTTACGTGCTGAGTTGACTCAGACCCAGCAGAAGCCGAATTTCACAGATTCCCTTTTGCAGAGCCTGGCTTGGAGTCCAGCAGAGATGCAGCCTCCTGGCCCCCAGGCACTGTCCATGCCCTGGTCAAACGATGCTCAGGTTATActtttttacatatatatatatatatatatatatatatagtgcaTTCTGTGTTTgcctgagagctgctgggagtTAGGGCACCCTCAAGTGTTACAGGAGCCTTGAGGCTCTGAATCTCACTCAGGCATTGATAATTATCAGTCCAGATAGCTGAGCCATTACAGAGATTCGATACAGTCAGCTCTTACATCCTGCCCATTTAGGGGAGAAAAATTCAGCAACAAGGAGATGCTGCGATTGACAGATCCAAGGAAAACCAGCCAGGTTATTTCTGACAGCAAGAGATAGCTAACTACAGGGATTAGCAGAAGATCAAGGGAGTGTGGAGAGACCCCTTCTTTGGAGTAAGGGCTTGGACTCCTCCAGAAAAAGGCTATTcagccatttaaaaaaagaaaggaaggaaaacaaacctaATAAATATCAAAAACAATACATGGCACTTTGAGAGCTGCTCACCAAAAGCTAGTGAGGAGCGAGGaacagtaaaaaaaacaaatgatAGCTTCTTTTACTAATTAAATGAGGTGATGCTTATTAATTAGGGATGCTTTTAACATTTTGAGAAACTCACAGTGAtgttttttcactgaaaacaaaCCCTTCTGTACACTGAGGGAGGACAGTACTGGCAACCAGCACAGAGAGCTTTGAATTCCCATGTTCAATAACTGTGAGCTCCAAGCAAAGTGCCTCAGGGACGAAGTATTCACCCATTCCTGCTGCCACTCCTCGTgttctgctgttttcttctgGTGCAGGCACTGCAGTGCACACCCAAGGTGCCCAGCTGGGGTCAAGTGGCCTGAAGCAAGGACCCCCCTCCTTTctgtccttttccttcccactgcacaaatagaaaataacaaaaaaaaaaaacccataaaattCAGTCCTTAGTTTCCCTTCTTTGGTCTGGCTTATTCTCCCCTGGGAAGGTGGTGGGAATATGTCCTTATTCCCTCAAGCCACCCAGCCGCCCCACTGCCTCTCGGGACAGAAGATCTGTCTGGGCTATGACCAGGGCAGACCAAGAGCCCCCTAGCTGACACGGCTGCCCTTGGGCTGCTGAAATCCACCACCTGGTTTGCACCAACTAGCCCCAGAGTCCTTGGttgctcctcacaggacattCCTTCCAGCCCTTTCTTGCCCTCCTGTTGTTTAAATGAGACTTTTACAGCAACTAGTAACAATGCAGAATGATTCCATTCTTCAGTGAGTGAATGCTACAGCCctgatgaaatattttgtgGCCTTTTATAAAGTGCCAGTGTAGCTCTCTTTACtgaattaatatatttataataaaaagaACTTCTCAGTGGACTACATTAATCTGTCATTGTGCCATCTGAGCCTACAGCCATGGCTCCTGGGGTGCATCCCTGCTCCCCTTGTCTGGGGCTGGCTTCCAGCTGCTGTGGGTGGGACAGAgacagggcaggaggagcagccgaATCTGAGAGCAAAATCACCATCAACAATCCTTACCTCTGTTGGAGGCTTTGCTATACACTAACTGGTGAGGCTCCCTGTGGATGGAGTTCATCTGCATGTCCAAGTCCCTCCTTCAAACACCTGTCATCACGgatttgtttctgctgctgtgcaCAGCCCCACGTTATGGCACGTGTTACAGGCCAGTGACAGAAACCTGGGTCCGCTCCCTCTGACAGCAATAAACGGGAAAACATGAAAGCAGATCACGATGTCTGAGAAGCTCCATGTCCCCTGTACATACTCCTGCCCCCTGGGCCAGCTGCAGCGTGGGTTTTACTGGTAGAGTGCTGGAGATGTTGTGTGCCCGCTATGCCAAGCAGAGGAGGGGCTATAGTAAGACAAGCCAAAAATCAGCAGTAAAACAACAGAGCAGCAATGCTGGCTCCTGAGGAGAGACTGGGAGATGCCATTTGATGCCTCCCACAACCAGGTAGCTCCCCTTAGCCCTGTGGCTCACAGGTCCGTGTTGGCCACTGGGAGGTTCCTGGTGGAGCAGCTGGCCTGGGAGGGAGGTCCCTTCCTGCAcctggctggctccagccacGCCTCGCGGCAGGACATGGCCCTGGGTGGCGGTGCCTGGTCCCGAGGCTGTGGCACCTTGTGGCAGATGCAGAGCAGGGAGCGGAGCCCCGTGCGGAAGCTCTCGTTCAGCCAGCAGTAGATGAAGGGGTTGTAGCAGGTGCTGCTCATGGCGAACCAGTGCAGGGTGAAATAGAGCGAGTTCTTTGTCTTGATGCCCAGACTGGAGATGAGCACCACGTAACAGTTCAGGGGGAACCAGCAGACTGCAAAGACCACCACCACCAGCATCAGCATCTTGATGCTCTTCTTCTTGTTCCTGTGGTGGGTGACATACTGCTGCGTGGTGACGTCCCCGATGGCATTGCGGAGCCACAGCTTCTTGGCCAGACGCATGTAGGTGACGGTGATGatcagcagaggcaggaggtaAAGAAGGAGAAAGGTAGACAGGTCCAGATACTTCCAGACCAGCTCTGCGGGCTCGGGGAAGTCAGGGAGGCACAGACTCCGGACAGTGGCTTCCCTTGAAAACAGGAAATACAGATATGGCACGTGGCCATTGCTGTCCCATCGGTGCCGCTGGCTCGGCAAACCACATTGGGGGTCTCACACTGCCCACAGCCACCTGCTCAGAGGTGTAGTGTGAACAGAGGGAGGACgcagagccacagctctggCATGTCTCTCTCAGGCTGgactgcagcccctgccctccatgggagcacccaccctgctgtgtcccccagcagccaggagccCTTGCCCTGCCATAGCCCCCAGCACAGGATCCCTCAGCTAGagccactgcagcagctctaaGCCAAAGCTGTTCTGGAGAGGAGGGCTGGAGGCTTTTAGAAAGC
Encoded proteins:
- the LOC137482375 gene encoding G-protein coupled receptor 83-like isoform X2, with the protein product MPRSLLQPYRSQVTGFLEDFDHYSSLAKLMSIYHATNRSIFNWTESRIVEWEKFAELAKYEPESQKLTVKALLIVAYSVIIVMSLFGNMLVCHVVLKNKRMHSATSLFIVNLAVSDIMITLLNTPFTLVILNPLKQRMSLTKGALSISVIWLMATCFSLPHAIYQKLFQYNYREATVRSLCLPDFPEPAELVWKYLDLSTFLLLYLLPLLIITVTYMRLAKKLWLRNAIGDVTTQQYVTHHRNKKKSIKMLMLVVVVFAVCWFPLNCYVVLISSLGIKTKNSLYFTLHWFAMSSTCYNPFIYCWLNESFRTGLRSLLCICHKVPQPRDQAPPPRAMSCREAWLEPARCRKGPPSQASCSTRNLPVANTDL